A section of the Neisseria dumasiana genome encodes:
- a CDS encoding phospholipase D family protein, with product MSKFLNTSATTYYLEELIKNARERLYLISPYLKLNDRIKELLEDKDRMKIDIRIVYGKSELQPAEVNWLKNLNYIRISYCHNLHAKCYISETACIITSLNLYEFSQVNNNEMGILIGRDEDIEVYQDAYNEAQRIIRISDEVKISLDVIDKSFSDEESVDDTEGEKTYSSLTAAKLAEKLGISTAECNQKLCDCGLQELNGKFYNLTENGKKAGGMIKKGRYGYFIVWPENLNIS from the coding sequence ATGTCAAAATTTTTGAACACAAGTGCAACCACTTATTATTTGGAAGAGTTGATAAAAAATGCACGTGAACGTTTGTATTTAATCAGTCCTTATCTCAAGCTGAATGATCGGATTAAAGAATTATTAGAAGATAAAGACCGTATGAAAATCGATATCCGTATTGTTTACGGTAAAAGTGAATTGCAGCCCGCAGAAGTCAACTGGTTAAAAAATTTGAATTATATCCGCATCAGTTATTGCCATAATTTGCACGCCAAATGTTATATCAGTGAAACGGCTTGTATTATTACCAGTTTGAATTTATATGAATTCAGTCAAGTTAATAATAATGAAATGGGCATCTTAATCGGCCGTGACGAAGATATTGAAGTGTATCAAGATGCTTATAACGAAGCTCAAAGAATTATCCGTATCAGCGATGAAGTAAAGATTTCTTTAGATGTAATTGATAAGAGTTTTTCAGATGAAGAATCTGTTGATGATACAGAAGGAGAAAAAACATACAGTAGTTTGACCGCGGCTAAATTGGCGGAGAAGTTGGGAATATCTACAGCAGAGTGTAATCAAAAGTTGTGTGATTGCGGTTTGCAAGAGTTGAATGGAAAATTCTATAACTTAACCGAAAATGGTAAGAAGGCGGGAGGAATGATTAAAAAAGGTCGATACGGTTATTTTATTGTGTGGCCGGAGAATTTGAATATATCTTAA
- a CDS encoding class I SAM-dependent methyltransferase has product MTYVYLSDTATDTARELISRFHLPVCGQIPDQGEYLLADSDGLSLCRAGEKGRVRVDFEGGTAQYRRTKGGGELIGKAVNHTAKPSVWDGTGGLGRDAFVLASLGLQVNVFEQNHAVACLLSDGLLRALQSADEEVARTAARITLHVGDTCALLPRLANEQGRPDVVYLDPMYPESRKSASVKKEMAYFHGLVGEAQNEAELLAAARRVAKKRVVVKRPRLGEYLNGEKPAYQYTGKSTRFDVYLPFEPVAG; this is encoded by the coding sequence ATGACCTACGTTTATCTCAGCGACACCGCCACCGACACCGCCCGCGAACTAATCAGCCGTTTTCATCTGCCCGTATGCGGCCAAATTCCCGACCAAGGCGAATATCTGCTGGCCGATTCAGACGGCCTTTCTTTGTGCCGCGCCGGAGAAAAGGGCAGGGTGCGTGTTGATTTTGAAGGCGGAACCGCACAATACCGCCGAACCAAAGGCGGCGGAGAATTGATCGGCAAAGCGGTTAACCACACCGCAAAGCCTAGCGTTTGGGACGGCACGGGCGGTTTGGGGCGCGATGCTTTCGTGCTGGCGTCGCTCGGTTTGCAAGTGAATGTGTTTGAGCAAAATCACGCCGTTGCCTGCCTGCTTTCAGACGGCCTCCTGCGTGCTTTGCAGTCTGCCGACGAAGAAGTGGCCCGAACCGCCGCCCGCATTACCCTGCATGTCGGCGATACTTGCGCCTTGCTGCCCCGTTTGGCCAACGAACAAGGCCGCCCCGATGTGGTTTACCTCGACCCGATGTATCCCGAAAGCCGCAAATCGGCCTCGGTGAAAAAAGAAATGGCTTATTTTCACGGCTTGGTGGGCGAAGCGCAAAACGAAGCCGAGCTGCTCGCTGCCGCCCGCCGCGTTGCCAAAAAGCGCGTAGTCGTCAAACGCCCGCGCTTGGGAGAATATTTAAACGGCGAAAAGCCCGCCTATCAATACACGGGCAAAAGCACCCGTTTCGATGTTTATCTGCCTTTCGAGCCGGTTGCCGGTTAA
- a CDS encoding lipoprotein signal peptidase, which produces MQNPHLRRISALCAARSFAYLYDMSALAVLLRLELHPHLRVLQRSQDVWKCGFANRKSQG; this is translated from the coding sequence TTGCAAAACCCCCATCTGCGGCGCATTTCTGCGTTGTGCGCTGCTCGCTCGTTTGCCTATCTATATGATATGTCTGCACTCGCTGTGCTGCTACGCCTTGAACTGCATCCACATCTGAGGGTTTTGCAAAGGTCTCAGGACGTCTGGAAATGCGGTTTTGCAAACCGCAAATCACAAGGTTAG
- a CDS encoding tetratricopeptide repeat protein codes for MNKRLPPKLQKIQQQLDRISASFLHYMDAGDYRNALTEALKAHKMIPQSVAPLSDAATAAVKGGFWQEGITYAKKALQRDPKHINSLDALAHAYGSVNDWENCRTYGIKALELRHGSITARPALPQIEPPQNGKKIISFSLFGNSSEYLEPAVMNTELAAQIYPGWVCRFYIDGSVPQAAVQRLQANGAEIVRVDEAAEQWPGTMWRFLALDDKEAARVIFRDADSVISQREARAVAEWEAGGKHFHTMRDAGTHTELIMAGLWGAVAGSVPDMRRKIETYVSKPLVSRHFADQFFLREHIWPYACQSLCAHDRIFGFADARPFPDTEAFDYDHFHVGCNEGNSHFQAAFDLPDGSRVCWRLFSRISPLLNQDYSHNLLPEERLVCAYETTVQNGTISGMVPRRYSKGFSDGLSKITVAAVD; via the coding sequence ATGAACAAACGCTTACCACCGAAATTACAAAAAATCCAACAACAGCTCGACCGTATTTCCGCCTCTTTCCTGCACTATATGGATGCCGGAGATTACCGCAACGCACTCACCGAAGCCCTGAAAGCGCACAAAATGATTCCCCAATCCGTCGCACCGCTGAGCGATGCGGCAACGGCGGCGGTAAAAGGCGGCTTTTGGCAAGAAGGCATTACCTATGCGAAAAAAGCCCTGCAACGCGACCCTAAGCATATCAATTCGTTAGACGCGCTGGCTCATGCCTATGGCAGCGTGAACGACTGGGAAAACTGCCGCACCTACGGCATCAAGGCATTGGAGCTCCGGCACGGCAGCATTACCGCCCGCCCCGCCTTGCCGCAGATTGAACCGCCGCAAAACGGTAAAAAAATCATCTCATTCTCACTGTTCGGCAACAGCTCCGAATATCTCGAACCCGCCGTCATGAACACCGAATTGGCTGCGCAGATTTACCCGGGCTGGGTGTGCCGTTTCTATATAGACGGCAGCGTGCCGCAAGCAGCGGTGCAGCGCTTGCAGGCCAACGGTGCCGAAATCGTGCGGGTGGATGAAGCGGCCGAACAATGGCCGGGCACGATGTGGCGTTTTCTCGCACTCGACGATAAAGAAGCCGCCCGCGTTATTTTCCGTGATGCAGATTCGGTGATTTCGCAGCGGGAAGCGCGCGCCGTGGCCGAGTGGGAAGCGGGCGGCAAACACTTTCATACCATGCGCGATGCCGGAACGCACACCGAATTGATTATGGCCGGTTTGTGGGGCGCGGTAGCAGGAAGCGTGCCCGATATGCGCCGAAAAATCGAAACCTATGTGAGCAAGCCTTTGGTATCGCGCCATTTTGCCGACCAATTTTTCCTGCGCGAGCACATATGGCCTTATGCCTGCCAAAGCCTGTGCGCACACGACCGCATTTTCGGTTTTGCCGATGCCAGGCCGTTTCCCGACACAGAAGCGTTTGATTACGACCATTTTCATGTCGGCTGCAACGAAGGCAACAGCCATTTTCAGGCGGCCTTCGATTTGCCCGACGGCAGCCGCGTTTGCTGGCGTTTGTTCAGCCGCATTTCGCCCCTGCTCAATCAAGATTATTCGCACAACCTGCTGCCCGAAGAGCGGCTGGTGTGCGCTTATGAAACCACCGTTCAAAACGGCACAATCAGCGGCATGGTGCCGCGGCGTTATTCAAAAGGCTTTTCAGACGGCCTGTCTAAGATTACGGTGGCGGCGGTTGATTAA
- a CDS encoding sigma-54-dependent transcriptional regulator — translation MSNHNLQDPVLVVDDEADIRDLMEMTLMKMGLRVQTAVGVEDAKDKLDNNDYSLVLTDMRMPDGSGLEVVQYINELALDTPVAVITAFGNADQAVEALRAGAFDYLQKPITLSQLRSLVKSAVKVSEPTEGLRAAVQPEPPRSEPVARPAPTPPAAAKPMPMPARTAPMPFTAYTPPRKNTGSALTRSAGVPEGLRSLKERFASGELTARILPDSGKELGGESDMPRLLGMSPQMIEVRHLIRRLAKSGVPVYIAGESGTGKEQAARTIHELSDRADKPFIAVNCGAIPENLMESEFFGYKKGSFTGADSDRLGFFQHADGGTLFLDEVADLPLPMQVKLLRAIQEKAVRRIGDARETYVDVRIICATHKNLEHLVEVGAFRQDLYYRLNVVSLSMPPLREMREDLGGLIMHLLHKHRSGSENYKLSPKAQDALLQYSYPGNFRELENILERAVALTVGQVIQLDDLQIHTGTTPQFQAGKLEHQHLHSPAEEISDGLQLSGGLPDFVPGKMQIQDYLDQIEREIIEQALKQTRYNRTQAAKLLGISFRSMRYRMERLDIH, via the coding sequence ATGAGCAACCATAACCTGCAAGATCCCGTATTGGTGGTGGATGACGAAGCCGATATCCGCGACCTGATGGAAATGACCCTGATGAAAATGGGTTTGCGCGTTCAGACGGCCGTGGGCGTAGAAGATGCCAAAGACAAGCTCGACAACAACGATTATTCGCTCGTGTTAACCGATATGCGTATGCCCGACGGCTCGGGTTTGGAAGTGGTTCAATACATCAACGAGCTGGCATTGGACACCCCCGTGGCCGTGATTACGGCTTTCGGCAATGCCGATCAGGCAGTGGAAGCCTTGCGGGCAGGTGCGTTTGATTACCTGCAAAAGCCGATTACCCTCTCGCAACTGCGCTCTTTGGTTAAATCGGCGGTTAAAGTCAGCGAGCCGACGGAAGGTTTACGCGCTGCCGTGCAGCCGGAGCCGCCCCGTTCCGAACCCGTTGCCCGCCCCGCTCCGACACCGCCCGCAGCGGCCAAACCTATGCCGATGCCCGCGAGAACGGCTCCGATGCCTTTTACCGCTTATACGCCGCCGCGCAAAAATACCGGTTCGGCCCTTACCCGTTCGGCGGGCGTGCCGGAAGGATTGCGTTCTTTGAAAGAGCGTTTTGCCAGCGGAGAATTAACTGCCCGCATTCTGCCCGATTCAGGCAAAGAGTTGGGCGGCGAATCCGATATGCCGCGCTTGCTCGGCATGTCGCCGCAAATGATTGAAGTGCGCCACCTTATCCGCCGCTTGGCCAAAAGCGGCGTGCCCGTTTATATCGCGGGCGAGTCGGGCACGGGTAAAGAGCAGGCCGCCCGCACGATACACGAATTGTCCGACCGTGCCGACAAGCCTTTTATTGCCGTCAACTGCGGCGCGATTCCCGAAAACCTGATGGAAAGCGAATTTTTCGGTTATAAAAAAGGCAGCTTTACCGGTGCCGACAGCGACCGCTTGGGTTTCTTCCAGCATGCCGACGGCGGCACGCTGTTTCTCGACGAAGTGGCCGATCTGCCGCTGCCCATGCAGGTGAAACTGCTGCGCGCGATTCAGGAAAAAGCCGTGCGCCGCATCGGTGATGCGCGGGAAACTTATGTCGATGTACGCATCATCTGCGCAACGCATAAAAACCTCGAACATTTGGTCGAGGTTGGGGCTTTCCGCCAAGACTTATATTACCGGCTGAATGTGGTTTCGCTCAGCATGCCGCCGTTGCGCGAAATGCGTGAAGATTTGGGCGGGCTGATTATGCATTTGCTGCACAAACACCGCAGCGGCAGCGAAAACTACAAACTCAGCCCCAAAGCGCAAGACGCTTTGCTGCAATACAGCTATCCGGGTAACTTCCGCGAATTGGAAAATATTTTGGAGCGGGCGGTTGCCTTAACCGTGGGGCAGGTTATCCAGCTTGACGATCTGCAAATCCATACCGGCACCACACCGCAGTTTCAGGCCGGAAAGCTCGAACACCAGCATCTCCACAGCCCGGCGGAAGAGATTTCAGACGGCCTGCAACTGAGCGGCGGCTTGCCCGATTTTGTGCCCGGCAAAATGCAGATACAGGATTATCTCGACCAAATCGAGCGCGAAATCATCGAGCAGGCTTTGAAGCAGACGCGCTACAACCGCACGCAGGCCGCCAAGCTTTTGGGTATCAGCTTCCGTTCGATGCGCTACCGTATGGAACGCTTGGATATCCACTGA
- the glnE gene encoding bifunctional [glutamate--ammonia ligase]-adenylyl-L-tyrosine phosphorylase/[glutamate--ammonia-ligase] adenylyltransferase, with product MNPIENARRHSQYLARHLDNGNLSPNILNPMLEKVLETADFAAFADWQHIQAEENEAELARQLRLLRRYVMAQIIVRDINRISDLTEVTRTITLFADFAVNTALDFAHAYYRDMYGTPIGRYSNGPQFLSVVAMGKAGGYELNVSSDLDLIFIYPESGDTDGRRERSNQEFFTKVGQKLITLLNDITADGQVFRIDMRLRPDGDSGALVLSETALEQYLIQQGREWERYAWCKGRVVTPHANGISALVRPFVFRKYLDFNAYEGMRGLHRQIRSEVSRKGMADNVKLGAGGIREIEFIAQIFQLIRGGQVRALQLKGTQETLLKLAELGILPHETVNMLLEAYRFLRDVEHRLQYWDDRQTQTLPDNPEQQQRLAESMGFADYAAFSDGLDRYRRQVNAVFNEILAEPDEQPQAQANGWQCIWQQNADEETRSGRLAEHGFDAVLIGRRLDQLRNSGKYRHLSAQAQPRFDAVIPLLAQAAATQPDPTVTLLRLLDFLENISRRSSYLAFLHEHPQALQRLADIMGQSSWVSGYLTKHPILLDELLSAQLMDTGNDWPKLAAELSDGLNNAAGDTEAQMDILRRFQHAQVFRLAVQDLAGLWTVEALSDQLSALADTILAAAMPAVWADTPKTHTDTLRIGIIGYGKLGGKELGYTSDLDLVYVYDDPHPDAPDVYARFARRLTNWLSAATGAGTLYEVDLRLRPNGDSGFLTHSIAAFEKYQRENAWTWEHQSLTRARFICGLPETGAAFDQLRTEILTRPRNRAGLAREIIAMREKMFATHPPEASDVKYARGGVVDVEFIVQYLILAYAGEHPQLLDNYGNIALLNIAADAGLIDKTLAEQSQTAYRFYRQQQHNAKLRDAGKLAVNEQVQAYYGSVKKLWEQVFGEEIRLKAV from the coding sequence ATGAACCCTATCGAAAACGCCCGCCGCCATTCCCAATATCTCGCCCGTCATCTCGACAACGGCAACCTGAGCCCGAACATTCTCAACCCGATGCTGGAAAAAGTGCTGGAAACCGCCGATTTCGCAGCCTTCGCCGATTGGCAGCACATCCAAGCCGAGGAAAACGAAGCCGAACTCGCCCGCCAACTGCGCCTGTTGCGCCGCTATGTGATGGCGCAGATTATCGTGCGCGACATCAACCGCATCAGCGATTTGACCGAAGTTACCCGCACGATTACGCTGTTTGCCGATTTTGCCGTCAACACCGCGCTGGATTTCGCCCATGCTTATTATCGGGATATGTACGGCACGCCGATCGGCCGTTACAGCAACGGGCCGCAGTTTTTGAGCGTGGTGGCGATGGGCAAGGCGGGCGGTTATGAATTGAACGTGTCGTCCGACCTCGATCTGATTTTTATTTATCCCGAATCGGGCGACACCGACGGCAGGCGCGAGCGCAGCAATCAGGAATTTTTTACCAAAGTCGGCCAAAAGCTGATTACGCTGTTGAACGACATCACCGCAGACGGGCAGGTGTTCCGCATCGACATGCGTTTGCGCCCCGACGGCGACAGCGGTGCGCTGGTGTTGAGTGAAACCGCGTTGGAACAATACCTGATTCAGCAGGGGCGCGAGTGGGAGCGTTACGCATGGTGCAAAGGCCGCGTGGTTACGCCGCACGCCAACGGAATCAGCGCATTGGTGCGGCCGTTTGTGTTCCGCAAATACCTTGATTTCAACGCCTATGAAGGCATGCGCGGGCTGCACCGGCAAATCCGCAGCGAAGTCAGCCGCAAGGGTATGGCCGACAACGTGAAACTCGGCGCGGGCGGCATCCGCGAAATCGAATTCATCGCCCAGATTTTCCAGCTGATACGCGGCGGCCAAGTGCGTGCGCTGCAACTGAAAGGCACGCAGGAAACCCTGCTCAAACTTGCCGAACTGGGCATACTCCCGCACGAAACCGTTAACATGCTGCTCGAAGCCTACCGCTTCTTGCGCGATGTCGAACACCGCCTGCAATACTGGGACGACCGGCAAACCCAAACCCTGCCCGACAATCCCGAACAACAACAGCGGCTGGCCGAAAGCATGGGCTTTGCCGACTACGCCGCGTTTTCAGACGGCCTCGACCGATACCGCCGCCAAGTGAACGCCGTGTTCAACGAAATCCTTGCCGAACCCGACGAACAGCCGCAGGCGCAGGCCAACGGCTGGCAATGTATCTGGCAGCAAAACGCCGACGAAGAAACCCGCTCCGGCCGTTTGGCGGAACACGGCTTCGATGCCGTCTTAATCGGCCGGCGGCTCGACCAGCTCCGCAACAGCGGCAAATACCGCCACCTTTCCGCCCAAGCCCAGCCGCGTTTCGATGCCGTGATTCCGCTGTTGGCGCAGGCCGCCGCCACCCAACCCGACCCCACCGTTACCCTGCTGCGCCTGTTGGATTTTCTCGAAAACATCAGCCGCCGCTCGTCGTATCTCGCCTTTTTGCACGAGCACCCGCAAGCCCTGCAACGGCTGGCCGACATCATGGGGCAAAGCTCGTGGGTGTCCGGCTACCTGACGAAGCACCCGATTCTGCTCGACGAATTGCTCAGCGCACAATTGATGGACACCGGCAACGATTGGCCGAAACTCGCCGCCGAGCTTTCAGACGGCCTCAACAATGCAGCGGGCGACACCGAAGCGCAAATGGACATATTGCGCCGCTTCCAACACGCCCAAGTATTCCGCCTCGCCGTACAGGACTTGGCCGGATTATGGACGGTGGAAGCTTTGTCCGACCAACTTTCCGCGCTGGCCGACACCATCCTCGCCGCCGCCATGCCCGCCGTGTGGGCCGACACCCCGAAAACCCATACCGACACCCTGCGCATCGGCATCATCGGCTACGGCAAACTCGGCGGCAAAGAGTTGGGCTACACCTCCGATTTGGATTTAGTGTATGTGTACGACGACCCGCACCCCGACGCACCCGACGTATACGCCCGCTTCGCCCGCCGCCTCACCAACTGGCTTTCCGCCGCCACCGGCGCAGGTACGCTCTACGAAGTCGATTTGCGCTTACGGCCAAACGGCGACAGCGGCTTCCTTACCCACAGCATCGCCGCGTTTGAAAAATACCAGCGCGAAAACGCGTGGACATGGGAACACCAATCGCTCACCCGCGCCCGCTTCATCTGCGGCCTGCCCGAAACCGGCGCAGCCTTCGACCAACTGCGCACCGAAATCCTCACCCGCCCGCGCAACCGAGCCGGACTCGCCCGTGAAATCATCGCCATGCGCGAAAAAATGTTCGCCACCCACCCGCCCGAAGCCAGCGACGTCAAATACGCCCGCGGCGGCGTGGTCGATGTGGAATTTATCGTGCAATACTTGATATTGGCTTATGCGGGCGAACATCCGCAACTGCTCGACAACTACGGCAACATCGCCTTGCTCAACATCGCCGCCGATGCCGGCTTGATAGATAAAACACTGGCCGAACAATCGCAAACCGCCTACCGTTTCTACCGCCAACAGCAGCATAACGCCAAGCTGCGCGATGCCGGCAAATTGGCAGTCAACGAACAGGTTCAGGCGTATTACGGCAGCGTGAAAAAACTGTGGGAACAGGTGTTTGGCGAAGAGATCAGGCTTAAGGCCGTCTGA